The Thalassotalea nanhaiensis genome has a window encoding:
- a CDS encoding sulfatase family protein, with the protein MKNLFLLLTFACSFSVFAEEKPNIILIMADDLGYGDTGFTGNKIIKTPSLDTMAQEGAVMANFHAGGSVCSPTRGTFLTGRHHHRYGVFWANVGHLPKEEITLAEILKEQGYSTGHFGKWHLGTLSKDFSAKGDKRKPLENYSPPSWHGYDTSFVTESAIQLWDPALGKRAVNNPFWLDGVALEPNDASLQGGASKVVMDRALPFIENSVKNKQPFFTVIWFHAPHQDVVAGPEYLARYKEYGEAAHYYGVISEMDEQIGRLRDKLKYLGVDKNTLITFTSDNGPESANIRARNPGAEGRLAGSTDNLKGRKRSLYEGGVRVPTLALWPEKIAAGSVINIPASTLDYLPTINEIVGYKMPDDRPIDGTSILPILQGIEINEKRNKAIPFIAKDKLSLLDGNYKLVTNTNALANNLAELELYNLTLDRGETTNIAKNHPKRVNAMIEQLKQFILSAKASHNGDDYQVKFKSVDEWPIQKKISVE; encoded by the coding sequence ATGAAAAATTTATTTTTGTTGTTAACTTTCGCGTGTAGCTTTTCAGTATTTGCGGAAGAAAAACCGAATATTATTCTTATTATGGCGGATGACCTTGGTTACGGTGATACCGGCTTTACCGGCAACAAAATAATCAAAACACCAAGTCTTGATACAATGGCGCAAGAGGGAGCTGTAATGGCTAACTTCCATGCTGGCGGTTCGGTTTGTTCGCCAACAAGAGGCACATTTTTAACAGGTCGTCATCATCATCGCTACGGTGTCTTTTGGGCGAACGTTGGCCATTTACCTAAAGAAGAAATTACCCTTGCTGAAATCCTTAAAGAACAGGGCTATAGCACAGGGCATTTCGGCAAGTGGCATTTAGGAACATTAAGTAAAGATTTTTCAGCTAAGGGGGATAAACGTAAGCCGCTTGAAAACTATTCACCGCCTTCGTGGCATGGTTACGATACTTCCTTTGTTACTGAATCTGCAATTCAACTTTGGGATCCTGCTCTTGGTAAAAGAGCGGTTAACAATCCTTTTTGGCTGGATGGTGTTGCACTTGAACCTAACGATGCAAGTTTACAAGGAGGAGCAAGTAAAGTTGTTATGGATAGGGCTTTACCTTTTATTGAAAATTCGGTTAAAAATAAACAACCATTCTTCACGGTCATTTGGTTTCATGCCCCACATCAAGATGTGGTCGCAGGACCTGAGTATCTTGCACGATATAAAGAGTATGGTGAGGCGGCTCATTATTACGGTGTGATCTCAGAAATGGATGAACAAATTGGTCGGCTTCGAGATAAGTTAAAGTATTTAGGCGTAGATAAAAATACCTTAATCACTTTTACCAGTGACAATGGTCCTGAAAGCGCAAATATACGAGCAAGAAATCCAGGGGCAGAAGGGCGTTTAGCTGGCAGCACTGATAATTTGAAGGGACGTAAACGTTCCCTCTATGAAGGCGGTGTTCGAGTACCTACTCTGGCATTGTGGCCAGAAAAAATCGCAGCAGGCAGTGTCATTAATATTCCAGCTTCAACATTAGATTATTTACCAACAATTAATGAAATTGTCGGTTATAAAATGCCTGATGATAGGCCTATAGATGGCACAAGTATTCTGCCAATTTTACAAGGCATAGAAATAAATGAGAAGCGAAATAAAGCCATCCCATTTATTGCTAAAGATAAATTGTCACTGCTTGATGGTAACTATAAATTGGTGACTAACACCAATGCTTTGGCGAATAATTTAGCCGAATTAGAACTGTATAATTTAACATTAGATAGAGGTGAAACAACCAATATCGCCAAAAATCATCCTAAGCGGGTTAATGCAATGATAGAACAACTTAAACAGTTCATTCTTTCAGCGAAAGCTAGCCATAACGGTGATGACTACCAAGTAAAATTTAAATCTGTTGATGAATGGCCAATTCAAAAGAAAATCTCCGTTGAATAG
- a CDS encoding SGNH/GDSL hydrolase family protein, whose product MKLNVKHSSLSFICIIFASFFSSLTYADSAKDAWRELVSEQFSTRAEFAFVENNPELPNVLIYGDSISIHYTQAVRAELASKANVYRLYLNGGDSSSFIKKMRKMHTIMQNPDLKDAWTFQWDVIHFNVGLHDLKYTKDRKLDKANGKQVSSIAEYENNLRNIIKYLKTMAPSAKLIFATTTPIPAGEPGRIVGDAVKYNEAALNVLKDHPEVIINDLYQFTKPHHQKWWADAGNVHYNELGRKSQGEKVASVIISQLTLKKNTD is encoded by the coding sequence ATGAAATTAAATGTTAAACACTCATCATTGAGCTTTATTTGCATAATATTTGCTAGCTTCTTTAGCTCGCTTACTTATGCTGATTCTGCAAAGGATGCATGGCGTGAACTTGTTTCTGAGCAATTTAGTACACGAGCAGAGTTTGCTTTTGTTGAAAATAATCCAGAGCTTCCTAATGTTCTTATTTACGGTGATTCAATTTCTATTCACTACACACAAGCAGTTCGCGCCGAACTTGCAAGTAAAGCCAATGTTTATCGTTTGTATTTAAATGGTGGTGACTCTTCTTCATTTATTAAAAAAATGAGAAAAATGCATACCATTATGCAAAATCCAGATCTAAAAGATGCCTGGACATTTCAATGGGATGTAATCCACTTTAATGTCGGTTTGCATGATCTGAAATACACCAAAGATAGAAAGCTCGATAAAGCCAATGGTAAGCAAGTTAGCTCAATTGCAGAATATGAAAATAACCTTCGCAATATCATTAAATACCTGAAAACAATGGCGCCATCAGCCAAGTTAATATTTGCCACAACCACGCCTATTCCAGCAGGAGAGCCCGGACGCATTGTAGGAGACGCAGTTAAATATAATGAAGCCGCATTAAACGTACTCAAAGATCACCCAGAGGTGATCATTAACGATTTATATCAATTTACCAAACCTCATCACCAAAAGTGGTGGGCTGATGCTGGTAACGTTCATTACAACGAATTAGGTAGAAAGTCTCAGGGCGAAAAAGTTGCTAGTGTGATCATTTCTCAACTAACACTTAAAAAGAATACTGATTAA